From Campylobacteraceae bacterium, the proteins below share one genomic window:
- a CDS encoding GGDEF domain-containing protein, which yields MLQLSVDQKVFEDILNAQQKILRKDFSKYWQKELLEPKILNDKISYSIKNIQKLKIVNGLGSLKPQLIIECTSLKYNTKEQCFEFHLGIILEQKNTTSIDLRDEIIKKLLKEKEDMADIMFRDYLTGLYNRYKMKDDLNAYVKRLDSNKLSAVFVDADRFKGINDKFGHDAGDEALKYLSSKLQDYCLLLNAQVYRFGGEEFILLCFKEEEELLKILNRLRIEIKSQKVPNVKESISLTVSMGVAFWKNASSKDDLIKRADLAVYEAKEQGRNKVLVHQT from the coding sequence ATGCTACAACTTAGTGTCGATCAAAAAGTTTTTGAAGATATTTTAAATGCACAACAAAAAATATTAAGAAAAGACTTTTCCAAATATTGGCAAAAAGAGCTTTTAGAACCTAAAATACTAAATGATAAAATCAGCTATTCCATTAAAAACATACAGAAACTAAAAATAGTAAATGGTTTGGGCTCTTTAAAACCTCAGCTTATTATTGAATGTACTTCCTTAAAATACAATACTAAAGAACAATGTTTTGAATTTCACTTAGGTATTATATTAGAACAAAAGAATACAACTTCTATTGATTTAAGAGATGAGATAATAAAAAAGCTTTTAAAAGAAAAAGAAGACATGGCAGATATTATGTTTAGGGATTATTTAACAGGTTTATATAACAGGTATAAAATGAAAGATGATTTAAATGCTTATGTTAAACGCTTGGATTCAAACAAACTCTCTGCTGTTTTTGTAGATGCAGATAGGTTTAAAGGTATTAATGATAAGTTTGGTCATGATGCAGGGGATGAAGCTTTAAAATACTTAAGTTCGAAACTACAAGATTATTGTTTGCTTTTAAATGCACAGGTATATAGGTTTGGAGGAGAAGAGTTTATTCTTTTATGTTTTAAAGAAGAAGAAGAATTGTTAAAAATTCTAAACAGACTAAGAATTGAAATTAAAAGTCAAAAAGTACCAAATGTAAAAGAAAGTATTAGTCTTACTGTATCAATGGGTGTTGCATTTTGGAAAAATGCCAGTTCTAAAGATGATTTAATTAAAAGAGCAGATTTAGCTGTATATGAAGCCAAAGAACAAGGACGAAATAAAGTTTTAGTTCATCAAACCTAG
- a CDS encoding c-type cytochrome, translated as MKKLVIMACILAATAAFSAPYAKCAGCHGANGEKKALGKSKVMKDMTKSEIVAALNGYKDGSYGGPMKGLMKGQVAKLSAADIQAIADKIGK; from the coding sequence ATGAAAAAATTAGTAATAATGGCCTGTATTCTTGCTGCAACTGCAGCATTCTCTGCACCTTATGCAAAATGTGCTGGATGTCATGGAGCAAACGGAGAGAAAAAAGCATTAGGTAAATCAAAAGTAATGAAAGATATGACTAAGTCTGAAATTGTAGCTGCACTAAACGGTTATAAAGATGGATCTTACGGTGGACCAATGAAAGGTCTTATGAAAGGTCAAGTTGCTAAATTAAGCGCTGCTGATATTCAAGCAATTGCTGATAAAATCGGTAAATAA
- a CDS encoding SH3 domain-containing protein, translating into MKTHILLISLSFLFIACSSTKPQVQVQNTQQEKQVSLNVSQNPLFYAQKIESSINKQDKKFKHLIRKHFKPWEIRKFSFSKEEAQWGLMYAKRDVYSSNFQKIPSSWFKKQTYNSNFKKYNTLMKNAITVNNSNLRVFPSDGKIFYNFKDNASALAFDYNQASSIKINTPIVISHLSKDKAWAYAQTAYTSGWLKMKDLAYVSAKLIKLFKTKDYFIATKDNFAIYKHNMFIENVKVGTIFPYKRGKKSDEFFIVRKHGSLKGLISYIHISSDNVKKAPIAFNTSNLTSLTNELINEPYGWGGTFHARDCSELTRDFLSPFGIYLDRNSRSQSKNGKYLSMEKLNNKEKKAFLIKHGVPFLTLLYKQGHIMLYIGHKNNEPIIFHNLWSIVGQNEEGVKNKNIIGKAVISSLEPFTARNQDNKDSLLSKIKGLVLLNN; encoded by the coding sequence TTGAAAACACACATTCTATTAATAAGTTTAAGCTTTTTATTTATTGCTTGTTCTTCTACAAAACCACAGGTACAAGTACAAAACACACAGCAAGAGAAACAAGTCTCTTTAAACGTTTCACAAAACCCTTTGTTTTATGCACAAAAGATAGAATCAAGTATAAATAAACAAGATAAAAAATTCAAACACTTAATAAGGAAACATTTTAAACCCTGGGAAATTAGAAAGTTTTCTTTTTCAAAAGAAGAAGCGCAATGGGGTTTAATGTATGCTAAAAGAGACGTTTACAGCTCAAATTTTCAAAAAATTCCTTCTTCTTGGTTTAAAAAACAAACATACAATTCAAACTTTAAAAAGTACAATACTTTGATGAAAAATGCTATTACTGTTAATAACTCAAACTTAAGAGTATTTCCAAGTGATGGAAAAATATTTTACAATTTTAAAGACAATGCTTCTGCTTTAGCTTTTGATTATAATCAAGCTTCTAGTATTAAAATAAACACCCCTATTGTAATTTCTCATCTCTCAAAAGATAAAGCCTGGGCTTATGCACAAACAGCCTATACTTCTGGATGGTTGAAAATGAAAGATTTAGCTTATGTAAGTGCTAAACTAATAAAACTTTTTAAAACAAAAGATTATTTCATTGCAACAAAAGATAATTTTGCGATTTATAAACACAATATGTTTATTGAAAATGTAAAAGTTGGAACTATTTTTCCTTATAAAAGAGGCAAAAAAAGCGATGAATTTTTCATAGTAAGAAAACATGGATCGTTAAAAGGTCTTATTTCTTATATACATATTTCTTCTGACAATGTAAAAAAAGCACCCATAGCTTTTAATACCTCTAATCTTACCTCTTTAACCAATGAGCTTATTAATGAGCCTTATGGTTGGGGTGGTACCTTTCATGCAAGAGATTGTTCTGAGTTAACCAGAGATTTTTTATCTCCTTTTGGTATTTATTTGGACAGAAATTCAAGATCTCAAAGTAAAAATGGCAAATACCTAAGTATGGAGAAATTAAACAATAAAGAGAAAAAAGCGTTTTTGATAAAACATGGAGTTCCTTTTTTAACCCTTCTTTATAAACAAGGTCATATTATGTTATATATTGGGCATAAAAACAATGAACCTATTATTTTTCATAATCTTTGGAGTATTGTAGGACAAAATGAAGAAGGTGTAAAAAATAAAAATATTATTGGGAAAGCAGTTATTTCCTCACTAGAACCTTTTACTGCAAGAAATCAAGACAATAAAGATTCTTTATTATCCAAAATAAAAGGACTTGTTTTATTAAACAATTAA